TTCGAGCAGGCTCATTAGTCAAAGACCCCAAACGTGTGCCTCTGGATCTGATGAGTTGGTTCCTTTGACGTCGGATCATCTCTCGATCACGATTTTGGCCGCCCAAACGACGACCGTGTCCCAGAAACGTATCAAACAGTCCCTGCTGTTCAATAACCCACTGCCTCCCCATCAGTTCGTCCAGCTTGGCATAGAACCGATTGTCATGAGGACCAAACAGATTATGTGTCAACTCATGCAGCATAGTTCCCATGATAGACTCTCGTGGCAAAAATTGGAACTCATCGGTTGGATTTCTCAGTCGCAACATGATCTTCATACCTCTATTAACATTCATTCCAAGCAGTCTCCTATCTCGAGGGAAAAATTCAACTAAAGAGCCAACTTTGAACTCATTCTCCCTCATCAGGTAAGAGACCCGATGAGCTATATCCTTTAAGAGTTCCAATGCATCCTCCTTACCTGGTTTCTTCTGCAATACAGCAACCTTAGCGACATGTGGATTCTTGTGCACCTCAGTGCTACCCATCACCGACCAGGCAGTCTGCCACAGGTCCCAATTTGCGCAATAAGACCTACTATTATCATGAAGAGCTTCTCTTGAAGTCGTTTCTCTCAAGTTACCCGCCGATTTTCCTAAGCGATTACAGCGTTTTAACGGCTGAAAGAAACGAGCTCTCAAGTCATTGAGAAGCCAGCGGTTCGCAGACTCATTTCATTTCCACTTGTTTTCGTCTATTTGTTACTACCAATTGAACGATTGCTTAGAGTTGGAATTTAAAGATGGCCAAGAAGCATAGTGGGACTGCCAATGGAAAGGCCAAAGAGAACGGATTATCCAATTCCAGGTCAAAAATCGCAGCTAAGAGCACCGAATCAATCAGCAATTTGACAAGGCCACAACTCTACTCTATttacgatgaagatattaCCAACAGTGAGGAGACTTTgtcatttgaagagatcaaacGCTCGAGAGGTGAGAGTTTAGACGATCGTGGGCTCTCCACTGAACCTCGtttgacattttcagcGGGTTCTATGCTGAGTAACAGTTCTGAACTTAAGGCCAGGAAAACCTGGTTGTCGAAAGCTGtgaattttttctttgctACATCACTACTATCCATAGCAGGCATATCCTACCATGAATTGTCAAGGCAATTACACGATAACCACCTTTTACATCCAGATTTCGCTTCAAGACCACTTTCTCTCGGTGTGGAGATTTCCAACTTGTTGACTGGAGGAAGAGTCCCTGATTGGGGAGCCTATGCCCTTGAAGGTATTCTATTTGGGTTGTCTATCCCACTAATGGACCacattttcaacatcaaGACCCCTCGCAACTCTGTGGGCTCCATTATAAGAAGTGTCAATGCAATGCTTGGAGTCACTTTTGGTATCAGACGTGTGGAatggtcttcttctttgcaagcTGCAGGCGCTTGGGGTTTATTGAACATAATTCTATGGCTTCTCTTTGACAGCACAAGCTCTATGTTCTTCGGCTGTTCATTCATGGGGTTACTTGCCTGTGCGTCCTGTTACAGAGAGGTCAGCGACAAATCTCAGTTCCTATATTTCATGGATTTTTACTTCCTGGGCCTACTGCTTTTCGGTAAATTAGGAAGATATCTATTTTCCCAATAATTGAAACCTTGTACACTTTCTTCACGTTCCTCAAGTCACTCACATTAAAACATTATATAGACACTATCGCTAAATGGACTATTTGTTCGGAGACCTTGGTGGTGGACCGCTCGAGATACTCCCCTGCCTCGAAACAGAATCTCCAGCACTACTACTCATTCTCCTCCGTATTATCGACTCTCTTAATCCACTGGGGTTCGTCACCGGCAGATTGTTGTGGCTTGCCCCTTCAGATTGAATTACTCCAGCTTTGCTCAGCGCATAATCACCACTGTCAAAATACCTACGTTCTTGCATCTTATGCTTAAACAGATCCTTCTTTGACGGTAATTTTCCGTACATCTTGTAAAGTTTTAATTCTTGGGGAGTCAGTTTCGACAGATCAACGTTCTGCTCCTGGCGAGCCTTTGTCAAATCCACTGTACTATTCGTTGGAGATATATCACCCATTATCAAATCTTAATTACTCAGTTCGATCAAGAGCTTCTAATACTCGTTCTTGGTTTCATTGCATATTCAATGGTCCTTTATCTGCCTGGACCTTTAAAGGCTTTAATGCGAATTGTCGTGACCCGGCTCCTTACGCTAAATTAGCAAAGCCCTTCAGGTAAGAAACTTTCAtatggatgaaattggtTGACGAAAGAGTGTTCTAGGAAGCATTGGTCTTTAAATGCCAACTGAGCTGTAAGGAATTGCTAGATTGAGGGTTTGATTTAATACTGCGCAGAGTTCGGAGGAAAACCGGttgatttttgaagatattggACGGAGATGATTTGCATATTACGACTCGTGGCAATTCTAGCGCTTGGAATTGCGATTGCAGAGTGTGAAGTTCGCAGTTATGCCGATTATATGGTTTGCCGTTTCCAGACACCGGATCAGAGACATgtaattgaagatattgtGCGACCTTTGACTAATGACTACGATATATGGACCCGCAATGAAGATTTTATTGATATAAGGTTACCGAAGAAGGTTGGCAAACTAGAAGGATGTGATGTAATGatagaaaatttggatcaGGTTATCGAGGAATCGTTTCCCAACAGGATggagattgatgaagttcGCTCGAGTGGTCAAGTACCGTTTGATACACTAGGATCatcagatttcttcttccatgaGTATAGGGACTTGGAGACTATTTACACATGGCTTGATCTTTTGGAGCACAGTTTCCCTCATTTGGTCACAATCGAATGGGTTGGTGAAACATATGAGGgaagatctttgaaagcacTTCATATTTCGACAAAAAATCCAGAGACAAACCCCGAAAAGAAAACAATTATCATGACAGGTGGAATACATGCTCGTGAATGGATCAGTATTAGTTCCGTGTGCTGGACAGTGTACCAATTGTTGACAAAATATGGggtttcgaagaaagaaactaaATATTTGGATCACTTGGATTTCCTTATCATTCCAGTGTTTAACCCCGACGGGTACGCCTATACTTGGGAGCACGACCGTCTATGGCGTAAGAATCGTCAGGAGACATTTGTCCCAAGCTGTCCGGGAATCGATATCGATCACTCATTTGGATTCCAATGGACTTCAAACAATGAGTTTCCGTGTAGCGAAGAATACAGTGGCGAGCAGCCTTTTGAAGCCATCGAAGCTTCATCATGGGATCACTATTTGAACACTACCAAGGGTGAATATAAAGTTTATGGCTTCTTAGATTTCCATTCGTATTCGCAAGAAGTACTCTATCCTTATGCCTACTCATGCGAAGCGGTTCCTCGTGATCTAGAGAATTTGCTTGAGCTCTCCTACGGTCTATCCAAGGCTATTCGCAACAGGTCGAATAAGTACTACAAAGTGACTGCCGCTTGTAAGGATAGAGGTTCTGATTTAACCCCAGGTCTTGGGTCAGGTTCGGCGCTCGATTTCATGTACCACCATAGGGCTCACTGGGctttccaattgaaattgCGGGATACTGGCAATCATGGGTTCCTGCTACCATCGAAATTCATCGCACCGGTTGGCAAGGAAACTTATGCCGCGGTCAAATACTTTTGTTCATTTATATTGGACCCTTCTGTATAAGAAAATTTATTTAATGTCTTAACAAGTCATACAAGCTGTATTTCCTATTCAACAATACCGCTGAGACTGCAACCGCGATAATGTACACTATCGTCTTGTAAAGATCTACAGGAACTCCCAACTTGCAATTAATTACCGAGACGTTTATGGGGACCATTGTACCTGGCTTCATGGTAGGGTATGAGTCATTTGTAAtggtgaatttgataaaaatACGGGCTTCTTCACTCGTGGTGCCTTGCAGACTAGTTGAATGCGGTACTATAAACCAACCCATCTCGTCAATGGATACAGGGTCCAACGCAGTCCAACAAATTTTAACTTGATatacttcatcaatttgtAAATGTTGCAATTGGATGTACGTTGGGTTAACCTCTCCAATATGTGTCTCGATAGTTTCTTTGGCATGGTTGGAGTTATTTAGTGAGATCCTCAATGGAAATTGGTCATCGATATGATTGCTAGTTCCCACTGGGAAGTCCTTCGGAACTTTTACCAAAAATGATTCCGTATTCGCTATTACCAATACAAATAGTGAATTGAGCCAAATAAACCAGCTCCAAAAAAACCGTTTCATCTTCTATTGTCTGTTTGTACTATCCTGCTCATCGGCTTCAAAGGTGCACAACTATTGAATAACGGATAaccttgaaaagttcaacaaACGAAAATATACCAAGTCGTGTTAGAGCTCGCTATGGGGCGTTATAAGggcttcaaatcttcagtAGAAGCTCTTGATGATAACGACGATCATCTTTATGAGCAATTTTTACAAGAGTCGGCAGCTTTGGAGAGGGATCAACAACGATTAACGCAAGATATACAACAGGAGTTACGATCCACATTGGATGGCATTATGGAGACTATAGAAAGTGAGGTACAGCATAACAGGAGGCAAAGAGAAGCGAATGAGAATGCTAACTATCAAGCAGGCACAAACATACATAACCCTAACCATAACCCAGATATCGCCAGACAGGGACCACTCTTTGTACGCAGGAGGCCataccttcaaatcttcataAGAAATCTACTGCTGTTGGATTATTTTGTTGTCTTACTGCTCTTCCCATTCTCACTGTACAATATATTAAGATGCGGATTTAGCTCTGTGACCTTCTCAGAGACAGATTTTGTCAATGACATACTCACGTACTGCCGTTACGTAAATGATTTCGTTAGCCTCGAAGGATCCTACCGCCTGATTGATGTGAACATGGATCTTTTGAGCAAGTTCCATAACATCATAGTGTACTACACCTGGCCCACGGCGAGGTCAGTAATTTTGACGTATGGTCTATCGGATCAGGCTCAAAATACTATTCTTTCCGGATATCAACTACTCGTCAAATCAGGTGCTGTATTGATATATCTGCTGTACGGTATCGGTGGTACTGTTTATCTGACCATGGCgggcttcttcttctccatttGTTTAATGATTACACTAGTAAGGAGGTACAAGAACGTACAAAGGATCGTGGCCGCCAGTATAGAGAGTTCTGCCAGGATTCCCGGAGTTTTGTAAGGTCTGATGCATTACGCAACCAAACAAGCGCAATCTTCAACATAGATGTGCATTTACAAGAGCTTATTGATAATGAGCCAATTAGTGAAGGCGATATGCCCAATGACCCAACGGGATGCCATTGCTCAAAAGATAGAATTTCTACGACGGAGAGCGCTCAGTTTAAGCAGTGACTTTGATCTCGCTTATCGGTTATACAAGAAGCAGGCTTCCTaacgtctttgaaagcctAATGATCACCAAGAGGTCTCTGAGCATTATATAGGTCGATACAGTAGCCATAAGCCAGCTTGAAGCAGGTCTTTACGCATGTGACCTTCCTCACGTGCTGATCTCTTCCGCGCTCGCATTCGTCAGTGCCTGGGGAGTTCCAACTTTGAATTGTTTTAAAGACCACCTAAAACAATGATGTAGCGCAGTTAGCTATTGACCTTTTAAGCATACTCTGGTCATAAATTTAGTAAATTTAATTTGCGGCCCTTATAAGTATTCTGTTCTAAAGGCGAAATTTGGTGTTCCTAAGATCCCTACCGTAAGAACAATATATTGAACACTTACGACAAACCTGCTCTGACATTCCCAGAAAGAGGACCAGTGGCAGTCCCCAACTTTAAGAGCTGCTACCCCATTTGTACAATTGACTGACGCGTTCGTGTCCAGTTAATCCAGATAGGAGATCGATGTCCCTACCGTCCGCCTGTCTCCAAGTCCATGATAGAGCTCGCTCGAACGAATTTGATAGGTTGAAGTCGCGAGGCTCCAGCTCATCTATATCGATGGGCGAAGAATTGACGACTTCAAGTAATAATAGTGAATCTGGTACAGATTATCAACATCAACAGCCGATACGAAATTCTGGCTTGAAAATACCAGCtaagcttgaagaagatcccAAGGGTAACAAATCAGATGAACCGAAATTCCTGGATGAAGGAAATGCTCTTTTCCAATACATAGATCCACAACCAGCGAACCCGCCTAAATATGCAACTATCAACCCTAATAGGAGAATACGGTTTCCGATCTATGAATGCATTGAGAGATGCCCGCGAGATGCAGTTCCTCCAAAATATTCGCCCGCAGTGGATTCCTTTACCGTTATTTCGATGAAAGTAGAATGGTTATCGCCATATGAGGCTTCGCCATCGAGACAATGGAAAAACTATATTATGGAGATTAATTCCACTCAGTTAAATTTCTATCGTATCGATGACTCATTAACAGCAGGAATCAAGAATTATTATAATGGTGATCAAAAGGTGACTAGTAGTCACAGTCATCATTCCCATTTATTTTCTCTCTCATCGAGAAGCACTTATCAGTTCAACAAAGCTGACCAGGAACGAATTAGCATGAGTATCAAcaagaacaggaagaaaTATCTTACAAATGATAGAATCGTCAAAACCTACTCGTTACAGTGTGCTAAACTGGGGATTCCCACAGACTACACGAAGAAAACATTTGTTCTACGAATGCGTTGTGAATCCGAGCAGTTTTTGCTCAACTTTTCACATGTCGACGATATGATCATGTCGACCATGTATTTACAAATGGGTATTTGTGTGTCACTAGATCTGGACCTCAGAGAGCTTCCCACTTATCGAGTAGTGCCGCGTAGGAGAAGGCGtaggagaagaaaaaacagAGATGGCTTCTTTTCCGATAGCCATAGCAGATCCAACTCAATTTCGCGGTTGCACATCAATGGGACACCTCCGCCGTCTGGGCATGGACGAGTGAAGACCCCGAAGGAAGAGCATTCAGCGGAAAAAATGAAGACTACTAGAAGTCTGACCTCATGCATTTTGAACATGCATAGCAGATCCCCATCAGCTGGGCGCGAATCTAAAACGCGCACTAGGTCCACTCCATCAAGTAGGAAGGGCTCGGTGACAGAGGAGACTACCGGTTCTCCTGGTTTGAAGTCTAAGTTGAGAGGCCTTTTTAAGAACAGAAGAACTGTTTCAACACGACAAATCACattggaaaaatttcagTCTCAAACTAGAGGTTTGAACAGTGTCTTGGAAGACgccgaagaagaggatcCAGGTATCGTTAGAACTAAATCCCTGCCGGCAAAAGAACTTCCAAATAACACCATACTTCCATCACCAGCTCTGAATGCTGACCGTTCCATTTCTAGGAATTTACCACCAGATATGAATTTAATGAAGAGCCATGCATCGGCGTTTACcaatgatcaaaagaataatttCTTACCAATGACCCCAGAGGAGGAGTTGATTTCACCGGGAATGACTTCTCTCGATTCGTATCCTGTTCAAAGATACAATACTCATACTCAGCGTGAAATCGATGAGTTTAGAGCAGTTGTGCGCGAGCATGCAGAAGATGCCCATGTTGTCGAGAATGAGAATGAAACAATGGGCTGCCTGGACATGGGAGCCCTTGAAGCggatgatgacgatgacgatgaagaagaggaaggaGAGgacgacgatgatgacgcAAGTGGTACTGGTCGGACAGGATCTAGATCTGATCCTCCACGATCAGTTTATGCTGACGAGGGAATCTTCCACGACAGTGACGACGATTACGTTTACACCATGGAGAGAAGGATAGGTTACAGAAACCGCGCGTCTTCCACCACAAGTGCTTTGTCTAATACTCCGTACGGCAGTGATGAAGTGAAGTGGAATCCACCCATCAAGGAAATGTCTCGCAGGCGTTACATAAGAGACTCTCTCAGATGTATCAAACCGCTATCCGAGGGACACAGATGGATTGGTAAAGTAGTAGTGCATCCTACCAGGCCACCGCTCTTTGAAACAAACAACCCACCAATAACTGTTGGAGTAACTCTGCCAGATACAAGATTAAGCAGAGGGAGATACACTCCTTCACAAGACTATTTTTACGGAGAAGTTGAATACAAACAGACTAAGAATCATTATCTCAAGGTGCTTATTGCTGGACCTGCTGGTTTTTAAAAGCTGGAACGAAAGTTTTCAACCAGTCGCAGGAAACCTAAGGCATTTTATTTTCGAGCGAGTGGGCTTACACAACAGAAATGAATAACGAAAATGAACAACAAACATTGAATTATGCTATTTGAACGGTTTATTAAGTTATGTACTCATCTTAAAGCATCGACATAAAAAAAAACAATCAAAGTCAATTACCGAATGAACTAAAAAATTAGATGCAGAAAGCTATCGAATCTCACGCAtcatgaagatttctttctcaaagcCTAAGCGATAACACAGCCGTAATAGGACGTCGAACCTCCAAGCATGAAGTTGTCCTTCTTCTCGGAAGAAGTATCTTTTTTGGTCGCTTGTGTAGTTGGTTGCATCGAATGGTATAAATTAAAATCTCTAGTTGATGATTTTCTACTCCGAACCAAATCCTGCTTCAAGAGAAATTCCAGCTGCTTTTATACCcagatttttcagataAATGATCATCAGTAGCACTGGCTCATCCCATGTTTCCATCAAACTTGTTACAAGGGTCCAACCCCATGTAATGTACCGAATTAGGTATTGAACATGCCTAACAATACTCCAAATATGCAGAGTAGCCCATCTCCACCAGCATAACTGATCAACTATACTTCCTCATGCAAGGCTCAAACAATATCAACGGTTTCAATTAGTCATGTAATTTGCCAATTGTGGTAATCACAATGGTGAAGTACCCCAGAGATCTGGTTTCAAGTCTCTAAACCACTTGAAAAACTAACATAATTCTTCACTACTGCAAAGGTAATCGCAGTGTCGAATTTGAGGACTATTGTCTTACTTGTGCACCATTATTACATTTGAGGTCGCTAAGATCACCTTCTGTGTACGCAAGTTCCTCTATAAACGGCCTTAGTGCAGTCATTGTCTCGTGTAGATTTTATCGCCGTTTGACATTCCCAATGCACGTAAGTGGTATCAGTAGTAACTGTCTCTAATGTAttgatttttatttttcatcCAGCGTTAATGAATTGATTAATTAGTCTGTTATACCAGGTACGGCACAACAAACAAAAGACATGCGAGtaagaagctgaaaagcCGTATTTTGTCGACTGGGTTTGCATCTTCAATGTCAGAGATTGGGTTTGCAATTGGTTGTTTAAATGTAGTTTGTGTTGTAGTATCTTCATTGTTAAAGTGGGAGAAACCTAACTTAGAGATCAAGCAGCTCCAATTCCCTTCAAATGACTCCTTAGATAGAAAAAAGTGTTTTAAAATGAAATAAGCCATGAGGAGCAGTATGCAAGCTGGAGCGATTACTGCCGCTGGGCCCTTGCGAAAGGCGCTTTTAGTTTTCATCTTAGTCTATAGTATATTATACGTCACAAAATGGATCTGGTCTGCATTTAATTCCTTCagcagcttcaaaagagcAGTGCAACTGGAAGTCTTCTAGTTAAGGCTTTGCCCGTTGGTCTAGTATTGTAATTTGCACTGGCGTCAAGAAATTCTGTAGTTCTCAGCTTCTAGCTGGAAGCTTAATGTAAGAATCTTTCGGTTGGCTGTAGATGCTGCTATTGACCTTTATCAAGGTTAGACGGGCTTCCTATGGTGCTCTATCTGTCAAGACTTGTTCGGCTAAAAATCACTTAACGATTCTCCTAAGAAAAGATCGAGAGGTTTAGATCCAGACAAGAACTCACAGCAAGAAAGTTAGTGAAGGATAACCCTTTCATAGAAATgagttcatcaaagagatccCTGAAGGAGATTCTGGATTCTGAATACGTCGAGGAGAGCGATGGTGATAGAGAAGGCATGCTCGATGGGGAACTGTCagacgatgaagacatGAACGATCCAAATATGTGTAACGAGTGTAAGGATATGGCCACCGGAATGATATGTAATGACTGTGAGGAGAACTTCTGTGTAGTGTGCTTTGAGATGTTGCATAGAGGGGGTAAAAGAAGAGGTCACGAATACGTGAAAGTAGGCGAGGATGCCCATAATGAGTCCCATGGTAGCAATGGCGCCAAATCAGAATCTTTAccagagaatgaagaagatcaaagaaagctTATTGAGAGTCTGAACGGCGTAAAAGAGAAGGATGAAGTTAAGATCCAGTCAACTACGCTTGGCACAAACTCCATTGATGACAAACTCTTGGCAATTCTTAACAAGAATGCGTATTTCGTTCCAATGAGATTGACCCCTGATGAGAGGCACCTTCTGAGATTACTTGAAGCGGCTTTACAAGTCTCTGAATATACCGATCGTGTTGACATTTTGTCATACAAATCGAAGGCCAAGAGAATTGTagaacaattgaaggaagttTGTTCTGTCTTGTCTGGTTTAGTTGTTGCCTCTGATATGAAAATCGgtaagaaacttcttgagatgaagaactttAGTGATAATGCCaaatggtttcaagatATCTTCGAGGTTGGAAGGCGTTACAAGATCATGAATCCAGAGAGGATGAGAGATACTTATGGGAAACTTTGTTATATGGTGATGGACTCTCGCCTTCCTCAGATCGAGGACCACATGGAATTTCATTTATTCAAACCTATTAAAACTGTCCATTCATTCTTGAGTTCCAAACCTGAAGATCAAGGGAAAGCATTGGGTATGCTGAACGATAAAATGGCACTCATTGCGACATCAAGTATTACTCCGGCGGGCAAGACGAGGAACCAAATAAACAGACTAATCAAGCAAAAGGAGACCGCCATAGAAAACTTAGCCTCGAAATACCATAGTAAGTACTACTCCAAGGAAGATATTCGTCAAGCCTTATATTCTATCGGTGACTATAACGCTTACATCAATATCAATAGACGTCCGATCATGAGAATGCTCGAAAGACTTGAATTGTTTCGCCATCAGGATGTTGCTGAAAAATACTCTATCGGAATTCAGTACGGAAGAAATGGTTCTCGTTTGACTCACGATCATGAAAGGCAGTGGCATTACGTGCAACAGTCCTTAACTCTGTGGTCAATCATCCAGAGGGAGATGGTCCATTTGTGGTACTTAGCAGACATCGATCTTTTCGATGGCACCCAATATAGGCTAGCATCAACGGGACATGGCTTAAACCGTATCAAGACGTGTCCCGCCATCTATAAGGAGATGCACAAGATTATAACTGAGTGCCGCTCCAAAACTAAGTCATGGGTGGGATCCTCTGTGGTTCATCTAGGAGACGATGCAGTCCCCAATGCGCTGTTCTTCCTCGACAAATATACCCAAGTACCATCAATTTTAATTCCGTTTGATCAGACCCTAatgaaaatcaatgaaCTGGTCcaaaatgatgaattgcTATTGGAAtatatcaacaaagaatatGGGTCTgtggaagatttgaagctAACCATCTTACAAGACGCTTTCGCACACATGTTCGACGGTTCAGGTGCAGACAATTTCTATATGAGCGGCTCCTGCATTGATGGCAGATTGACATCGGCATGGAATCACTGTAATGagattgcaaagaagaagtattACAACATTTTCTTACTAACTTCTTTTACAGGGTTTAATGGCTCCGAAGGCTTTTCCTCTTGATAATAGTTCCAGCATATAAACACAGAATAATTTGATAAATAGTGTGAATACGATCAATATAATGCTGGAAAAATCAATTAAGGCGTTGATTTTGTTATCTTGTACATAATGTCATTTAAAAGCGGTCTCGGGTAGATCAATATCCTTTAGCATATTGATAAACATGACTTAAAAACTGAATGATAGATGAAATACCGCTGTATAACCAGCCAGTGGTAATC
This DNA window, taken from Torulaspora delbrueckii CBS 1146 chromosome 2, complete genome, encodes the following:
- the TDEL0B04800 gene encoding uncharacterized protein (ancestral locus Anc_2.116), producing MSSSKRSLKEILDSEYVEESDGDREGMLDGELSDDEDMNDPNMCNECKDMATGMICNDCEENFCVVCFEMLHRGGKRRGHEYVKVGEDAHNESHGSNGAKSESLPENEEDQRKLIESLNGVKEKDEVKIQSTTLGTNSIDDKLLAILNKNAYFVPMRLTPDERHLLRLLEAALQVSEYTDRVDILSYKSKAKRIVEQLKEVCSVLSGLVVASDMKIGKKLLEMKNFSDNAKWFQDIFEVGRRYKIMNPERMRDTYGKLCYMVMDSRLPQIEDHMEFHLFKPIKTVHSFLSSKPEDQGKALGMLNDKMALIATSSITPAGKTRNQINRLIKQKETAIENLASKYHSKYYSKEDIRQALYSIGDYNAYININRRPIMRMLERLELFRHQDVAEKYSIGIQYGRNGSRLTHDHERQWHYVQQSLTLWSIIQREMVHLWYLADIDLFDGTQYRLASTGHGLNRIKTCPAIYKEMHKIITECRSKTKSWVGSSVVHLGDDAVPNALFFLDKYTQVPSILIPFDQTLMKINELVQNDELLLEYINKEYGSVEDLKLTILQDAFAHMFDGSGADNFYMSGSCIDGRLTSAWNHCNEIAKKKYYNIFLLTSFTGFNGSEGFSS